The sequence below is a genomic window from Pseudorca crassidens isolate mPseCra1 chromosome 7, mPseCra1.hap1, whole genome shotgun sequence.
tgcagccaaaataaataaatattaaaaaaaaagagagagagagagagaatgattgTGGAACTTCAACCTTGGAGTTGGCCACTTAGCTTTGTTTCCTTGggaaagtgacttaacctctctgagcttcatttgcctcatctggaaaatggggctaATGATGTACCTCTTAGGGCTGCCATTGGAAATACTTGTTGTAGTCATGCTGAGCTCTAGGCttggggcctggcacagagtatgtGCTCCCAGTGTTGGCTGCTATGAGTATCGTTGCCGCTGAGATCCTCTGGGATTCTGGAATGAACACGAGAGGCTGAGGAAGCTAAAGGCCAGGAGAGGATCTGCTCCTGTTCAGAGTTCCCAATGTTGGGGATGAGAGGCTCCCTGGGAAGGGAGCGAAGTCTCCTGCTCAGAGGAATCAGGAGAGAGGTGCCAAGGCCAAACTCAAGGTAGAGGCCTCTAGGTCAGGGCCTTGGGCAGGTACAACTTCGAAGAAGCACAGTGAAGATTTGTGGCTAAGACCTTGGGCTTAAAGGCTCAGAGTTCTGGATTCAAGTTCTGACTTCTTTTGTTAATGTATGACCTTGGGTGAGACTCAAGAGAGGctgagccttgggcttccctggtggcgcagtggttgagagtccgcctgccgatgcggagaacacgggttcatgccccggtctgggaggatcccacatgccgtggagcggctgggcccgtgagccatggccgctgggcctgcgtgtccggagcctgtgctccgcaatgggagaggccacaacagtgagggacccgcgtaccgcaaaacaaacaaacaaaaaaacaaaacaaaacaaaaaatattaaaaaaatctcaaaatttaaaaaaaaaaaaaaagagagaggctgAGCCTCGGCTGGGAGGAAGACAGCTCACCATCagccaggctctggagccagacggGCTCAGCTGCTTCTTGGaactgtgaccttgagcaagttactctgCCCCTCAGACCTCAGTTTGGAAATGGGGATACTCCACCTAACCACACTCTGGTTGGGAGGTGCCAGTGAGATACTGCCCATGAAGCACTCATCTCCCTGCTGACCCACAGGTTTCAGAAATGTTAGTTATCTCCATCAACCCTTCTCTGGGGAAACCTTCAGCTTGTGACTGGTTTGAATGGTGGCCGTCACCTTTCATCTGGTGACAACACCTGACTTGACAGTACCCAGAGCTTTCATCACAGAGCCTCCAGGCGTCAAGGTTGCGGGCCCCTCAGGCACCACTCTTCCATAACAGACGCCCCCGATCTGGCCTTCCTCCCCTCTGCAAATTGTCCTCTGTTTCTGAGCAAAGCTAAAGTGGGGTGTTATTTGGTGACACTGCCTCGATGAGGTCAGGCTGCCCGGAAACGACCCCTTTCTGCCCTCAGGGATGAGAATACAGGCTGTTTTTCATTAGTGTTTTGAACTCTAGTATGTACCAAATGATGAATGTTTTGGAGTAAGGTTTACACTGAATGTGATCAAACAATGTTCCTGCACTCACAGTGTCAGTTGCCCTTGGTAGCCCGTTTCCTAGCACCATCAGGGCACGCCCTGACCAATGGCACGTGTCACTATGCACATCTCACCACCAGTTGGCTCCTTACTGCCCAGGGTGGCGGTTGGGGTCACTTCAGACTCTGGGAGAGGTGCTGCCATAGAGAACCCCCTCTTCTATGTGGGGCATTCTGAGGATCTTGTCTGTGGCCAGTGGCTTGGCAGGACCAGACCTTCCCAGGCAGAGCCCTCCCAGGGGCAGCTTCCCCGGCAGCTGGACGCATCTCTGAGCAGACACTGCCCCCTTGAGGCCTCTGCTTGCCATCACACATGGGAGCGCTGACTTCACACAGAGGGAAGTGGACCCAGATGATGCTTTCCAAGCATCCTCCAGGGGTGCCTTAAAATTGGCCCCAAATGCAAAAGTCTTTGGAGCACTGGCAGTGTATTCATTCTCAATTTGAGAACCTGGAATCTACCTTAGTGCCTTTTGTTGCCTTCCAGAAGAATGCAACTCTGGGCGATCATCAGAAAACAAGTGCATAGCCACAGGAGGTCTGTAATTTGTAAAGAGGCAGGGGGAtctccctgacggtccagtggttacggtccagtggttagggctctgtgctctcactgccgaggccccgggttcgatccctggttgggaaactaggatcccacaagccgcatggcaaGGCGGAAAAAACGAAAAACCGTAGAGGCAGGGATTTTAGGGAACTAGTGAGAAGTGTCCTTGCTTTCTAGTAACATTTGGAATTACGGCTGGAATTAGGGTTGAGGATAAGGTTAGAGTTAAGCAAAATGACTAGTATAGAGTTAAAGAGGGAAAGATATCTTgctataagttttttttaatataaatttacttatttatatttatctttggctgcgttgggtctttgttgctgtgcacaggcttctctagctgcggcgagcgggggctactctttgttgcggtgcgcaggcttctcattgtggtggcttctcttgttgtggagcctgctctaggtgagcaggctcagtagttgtggcacgtgggctcagtagttgtggctcatgggttttagagcacaggctcagtagttgcggcatgtgggctctgcggtgcgcaggcttcagtagttgtggctcgtgggctctagagcgcaggctcagtagttgtggcgcacaggcttagttgctccacggtacgtgggatcttcccggatcatgGAAGATGATCatggatcgaacctgtgtcccctgcattggcaggcggattcttaaccactgcaccaccagggaagccctcttgctaTAAGATTTGAAATTAGCTACCAAAACGAGgtgggagaaataaataaaataaaaggaaggatgAATTAATTACAGGAAGGTCAACGTTAACTAGCTAGATTGAGAACTAAGAGAGTAAGAAGTGGTGGAGGTGTGGAGACGTGGTCCTACAACTGTGGTACTGACAACAGTATAATAACATTGCATGCTGTATAGAGAAGtgggaaaaaaaggggaaaaccaCCAATAATCCTACCATCTTAACTAAGCATTATTATGGTTCATTCCCTTTGTTTTTGCTTCCCACATGTcttcttttaaagtctttattggatttttttcaaatcaTAAGAGTtaaattatagggacttccctggtgacacagtggttaagaatccgcctgccaatgcaggggacacgggttcaaaccctggtccgggaagatcccacaggccacagagcaactaagcccgtgcgccacaactactgagcctgagctctagagcctgtgagccacaactactgagcccgcgtgccacaactactgaagcccgcgcgcctagagcccgtgctctgcaacaagagaagccaccgcaatgagaagccctcgcactgcaacaaagagtagcccccactcactgcaactagagaaagcctgcgcgcagctacgaagacccaacgcagccataaataaatataaataaatttatttttaaaagtatttaaattatgAAACTTGTAAGTTGTGGAAAGTAAAAACCACacccatctcaaaaaaaaaaaaaaacaaaaaacaaagactgGCCCAAAATGCAGAGTTGGGTTACAATTGTGTTTGGGAGAGGCTTCGTTCCTAATCACTCTGCAACCAGAGTCCCTTGGAGTCCTGGGTCCACTAAATTCTCGGCCTCTGGGCCTTTGTAAATAGTTTCCCCCCTGGAATACTACTCTCCCACGTTCTTGTCTGGCTGACTCCTTTTACTGTGCAGGCTTCGATGTCTCTTCTCCCAGCGTTTCCCCAATGTCCCGAATTGGCTGGTGCCGCTTAAATGTGCTCCTGTAACCCCATGACAACCTTTATCACGTTGCACTGTCATTGCTTCTTACTTACTGCTGGCAGAGAAGCGCTGTGTGGCAGAGACCCAGACACCGTGACTCCCAGCTCCTCCTTCTGCGGACAGAGGCAGGATAATCCAACTGTCTGCGATCTGCAACAGAACCAGAGCACGGGCCTGGGTCACGCCGTCCCCTGAGCAGGACGGGTTGCTGTCCAGCATTAAAGGGGAGCTGGACTGACGTTCCCAGGTGCTGGGTCCCAGGCAGTTGCTCATCAAATCCCTGAAGCACTCTCTGGAGGTAGGTACTTGTGGCTGAGACAGCAGCTGGTCCCCATCAAATACCTGGGTGCTCACCCAGAGCAGTTCAGGCCACATGACTAGTTCTGGACCACTGTCTGTGAGCAGAAGTGACGTCTGCCCATTTGGGGGTGAGTCGGTTCAGAGCTGACGTGTCTTCTCCATCTCTTTCCCCCAATTGTGGGTTCCAGTGGTGAAGCTCCAAAACGTAGGAGGGCCACCAGATCCTCATTGGACTTTGTGAAACAAAGGCACATTTACTGCATTTAGCCAAGGAGGTTTGGGGGTCGTTGAGGCAATTCATGCTAATTGCCCCGATGCATACGGCACTACTATCATTTCTACTCATCGAGGCCAAGACAGCTGCCCacggtcacacagcttgtaagcgGGCAGAGCTGGAACTCAAGCCCAGGCCTGACTTGCATGGCTGGTGTTTAGAAACTAAACGTACTTCACCTCATGAAAGCCTGTCCCCAAGCACTGCTCTAACTTCTGAAATCTCATGAGAATGTCCAGCGGGAGCAGTCAGAATACTTGGCGGGTCCGAGTGGACTCCTGGTATTCTGGATTGCACTCCGCAGTTGCAACACTCAAGCTGTACTTCTGCCAGTGATGGTCGTTCAGGATGAGCAACACGCGGTGAGGAAATGACAACAGCTCACCCATGCTTGGCAGAGAATTACAACTGGGGAGTGGAACCCTGATTCTATAGATCAGGGAAGAATTCCTCCCAATGTCACTATTTCACTCTCAGCCCTTACCCACTTGTTTCCCAGCCCAGAAAGGCAGTGTTGCACACCAGAAGCTTCAGAGTTaagacctgggctcaaatccctgctctgccacttactggctgtgtgacctcaggcaagttactgtgcctctctgagcctcaatttcctcatctgtaaaacggggatagtAATACTAATTCCTCATAAGATGGATTGAAGCATTAAGAGATAATGGATATAAGgcacttagtacagtgcctggcacatggaagtTTGTTATAATCCAAGGCAGGCTCTCTTTTTCCAGGGTAGGATCGGGGGCTATCAGAGGAGAGGGAATCATACAGATTCGCACCAAAATCGCCCATATGTTTATTTACAAACaggatacatatacacatacacaggtaTCACTGGAACATTTCAGGAACCTCAGGGCTGGGAACACCCCTTCCTGACTCGGCTTGGGCTCTCTAGAAAAGGGCTTCTGACACTTTCTCACTGGAAAGCCTGTAGGTGCTCTGGTTGGGCTTTCACTGCTTCTCATGTCCACGTCGGCCTCTCCCAGTGGGCCGTGGACAAGGGGCTGTGAGCTCAGTCATTCATGTCCAGGTCAAATTCTGGATACAACTCTTTGGTGGTGACACCTCGGATCACagctgaaaggaaggaaggaaggaaggaagaatgtcCAGTGGGAGAAGTAGGAGGGAAAATGGCCAAAACCCTGGCCTACCCAGGaccctctccagcactttctTCCTGCTCCCCTAGTTGGCCCAGATAACCCTCCTGCTACCCCTTCCAGGCTCCTCCACGGTGGGCCCTGTCTGGTCCCTCCAAACTAGACTCACTTAACCCTCACCCACGTGAAGCAGCAGCAAGAGTCATGTGCTGAAAGTGTAAGTGTACACTCACATTGCATCAGTGGCCAGCTGCAAACCCAGGCCCATGTCCATGCCCTTGCCACTTGGTGATGCCCTTCCTCATGCCTCCTCACAGACTCTTCTCTCCTCCCAAGGGAAGGGGTCTCCTCAGAGGCCTGCCCTGACCACCCTGTCTCATCCCCACCTGCCACCCTGTTCATACCTCAATATTTTCCatctgtcttttgtctccttcactGCACTTAACacattttataattcatttatttgtgttccTTTACTTCTTgaccattcccctcccccaccccaacaccAAAACGTAAGTCACATGAGAATGGAGACACTCAAGTGTCTGGTTCACCAAAATGTCCCCATACCCTGTTGAgtagcacagagtaggtgctcaggaaatactcactgaatgaatgaaagaggacACTCCGCCTGCTCCAGGTCCTATGACCTGGAAGGACAGGTCTCAAACTGGGTTCTGTCGAAACAAGAGCTTATTCCCCTTGGCCTCTAGGCGACAGTCCCCTCACATTCCTTTCTTCTTGGGCCCTGATCGTCCTCCACCCACTTCtgttttctccctcccctcctttgaGACCCATTCCCCACTGACACACGGAGAAGCCCTTCCTGCCGTGGAATCCCGGATGCTGATGGGCAATTCTGCGACAAGAGCTACAACTCAGGCAGCCAGCGGGCAGACAGCCCAGCTCTGGGCACTGTCCCAAATGGTCCCTGCTGGCTGAACATCAGAGTGGCCACCGATCCACGCCAGGTGATGGAACCAAGGCCACCTACACGTTTCCTCACCTCCAAGGCGGGCTGTCCCAGCCAGCTCAGACACACAGGTGCCTGTGTCTCGGCTCGGCCCTCTAGATAGTGAGACTGTTCGAGCAGGAACAAAATACCCCTTTAAGCCACAGAGTTCCCCTTGCACTTTCTGCCTCTGTAGCATGTCGGCCACCTGAGGCGAGGCTGGGGTCTCCATTGGTCTGAGTAGGCCCCGGAGGACTGGGAACCCTAGTCCTCAGGCAGGCGGGTGAGCCCAGACTCAAACCTGCCTATAGCTCCAAAGCAGGCTCTATACCCGAGGGAAAAACCGCAGGCACTCAGGTAAGAGCTGTACAGCTGCTTCGCGAGGTGGCCAGGAAGGGGGAGGGCATTCAGGGAGCGTGGCAGCTGAGAATGGTAGGGGGGTTGGGTAAGTTTAGAAGGCCCAGGAGCAAAATCCCACCACCCCTGGGGCATGGGGACTCCCTCACCTAGTCTGCCTAGCAGCATCTGGCCTACATCCTTGATGTCATTATACTCATGGAGCTGGGAGATGTGGTCCTCCAGTTCATCGACACTGTAGCCTCTGGGgtgagaaatggagagagagagagagagagagagagaaaatatcgtTGAGAAAGCTGCTCCAAGGTTCAGAGAGTAACGAGGCATCTATTTAACAAATGTTCACTAAGGGCCTACTGGGTGCTTGGCATTGGGAACTAAGATAGTGATGCCAAGATAgaccctgccctcatgaagcttaagGTAGGGCAGGAGATCTGCCTACTCCCTCACTCCTGGCACATTCTCCCTGTACTCTTAGGGAGGCAGCCTCAGCCACGCTGGTACTATGTAACCCTGGTCACAGCCAAGGGATTCACAGATGGGCACACGAGTGGCTAATCAGATCCCCTCAAGGGTGACATGCACATTCAAAGGCTGCTCAGTCTGTGCCATGTGACTGGAGCAAAGGGCATGGGAAAACCCAGGAGTTGTGGAAGAGCCAGCTTCCCCTGGGCACTGAAAACCCCACCTGCGGAGGGAGGACAGAGCCCATGTGCGGACAGAAGCAGAGGTAGAGACCGTGGGCCCCAGAAAAGACTGGGAGAGCCATGGCTTTCCAGTTCCCAGGTCCCCTTATTCTCCTGGGAATTCCTGGCACAGTCCTGTTTTTATGCTAAGCTAGGTTGCAGTTACTGGGCACTAGTTAAATGTTATCTAgagattccctggcagtccagtggttaggactcggtgctttcactgccatggcccaggttcagtccctggtcagggaactgagaccctgcaagctgcatggcgtggcatggccaaaaaaaaaaataaaagttatcttAAGCACACTGAGGAAGCCAAAGAGACTTACTCAGATATTAATTGGGAGATTTCCTTGTCCAGCATGTCCTTCTTCTCCTTCAGCTTCTGAACGTCAAGGTGCAGAGAATCCTCGCTGGCCCCATCAGCCTGGCCAGACTTGGGAGATGGCCGCTGCGTGGCACAAAGAGTCATAAGCCAGACTGACCAATTATCTACAATTCAGAACCTACACATTATCCCCCAATATCCACTCCCTGCTTCTGGTTGGTAATAGACACCCTCCACCCCAGAATAagacatttcccagcttcccttggaATTAGATGTGGCCCTATAACTAAGTTCTGGCAAGTGGAACTTAACTAGAAATAGCATATGCGATGTCTGGGAACTGTCCTTCCAGGGAAAGGGCATGCCTTTCTCTAGCCTTCCTCTTTCTTACCAGCTGGAGGGATGCTGGAGTTGGTGTCTTGGATGATAGAGGTTATGGGTCCCTGATGACTGTTGGTCCCTGAAGCCACCattatttggggttttctttcaCTCCCAGCCAAACCCAACTTTAACTAAAGGGCCCATCCTGGTTCCCAATCTGACCCCAGAGAATCTTGGATTCTCCTGTCAAGTCTATGATGTCACTGGCTTTATAATCGCATTGGGTAGCAAAACCCATCCCTGGGGCTACAGTTCATCTTTGTCCTTTCTGCGTCTACAAGCTGTGAAGGGCGGTGCCTGGTACACTGCTAATtttcaggaaatgtttgttgGAGCAACTGTAATACAAGAGACCGAGGAAGACGTGGTTCCCATTCTTAGGACAGGGGATTTTAACCAGTCAGTCAACACATCGTGAGTAAACACTAGCTACCATGGCAAAGGCTCCAGGGGTTCAGCAATGGATAAGACATCAAGCCCGGCCCCCTGCCTTCACGGAACGTATAGCCTAGTCCCAGACATAGAACCCCCAACAGTCACGCTCTTCCTCCAGAAATTTCCGTTTAAAGCTCTGCTCACAGGTCACACGTCATCAGAAAGTCCTTTCCTGACCACCCCGTTTACATGGCCACACCTCAATCACTATCCTTTTGTCCTGATGTTTTCTAACATCTATCACCACCTGACATATTgtatatttcattaatattattttcactGACGGCCTTATACCACTGGAGTGTAAACACCATGACGGCAGGGACTCTGTTTTATTCACCGCTGATTGCCCTGTGTCTacaacagtacctggcacatagtaagcactattTCGAATGAATTCGTCaaattgaatgagtgaatgacaaATAACCAATCAACTAACTACCAGTCTGAAAAGCGCTTTGAAGTTGAAGTACAGTGTTCTAGGGGAGTGGCTAACAAGGCTATTGGCCTGAGCCCGAAGTGGGCCTAAGACTTCTCTGAGGAAGCTCAACTTTAAAGGATGAGTAGGCATCAGTTTGGcaaaaagctggaagaaaaagtATTCCAGACTTTCCAGACTAGAAATGCCCTAAGGCAGGAGAGAGTACACGTATTTGAGGAAAACGGTGTGGTTTCCATGTGGGTAGaatgggtgagggagggataGTGGTGTGAAAAGAACAAAACCAGCCAGCCACTTGTGGTGCTGTCAGGAAGGATGAGAGACAGAGCCCATTTGGAGAGCCTGGGGGTACCACTGACAAAGTACAGGACGCTGTTTCTTCTTTGAAGCTTGGTGGGCAGGAGGAAAAGATGGGGAAGGACTGAGGAATGACCTAGAGTTTCTCAGCAGAATGAGGTCAGCTGGGGGAAGACCTTGAAGAGGACTGGGGGTGGGTCAGCTGCTGCTGGGGACGGAGAGGAGGGCTGGGAGCAGCAGTGGGGTGCAGGGTGGAGGGCAAGGAAGGGGGCACAAGCATACTCACAGGGGATCGGAAAGCCCCGCGGCAACTTTTGGAAAGTCCTGCTTGAGTCCTGTAGAGGAATCCGAGGGAAAAAGGCTGATTGGACCTAGAGGCCGCTTTGGGAGGAAAGGGGTACTGTGAGGGTGTGAGAGGAGGAACTGCTGTGAAGTACAGAGACCGGGACTGGATCCGGTTGGGAAGAGGGTAGATAACGCTCCCGGGATCGGGGTAGGGatcctggaggaaggagagattcTGATGTGGAGCAGGGGAAGGGGGGGGTGGTCTCTGGAAGCGATCTCTGGGGAGAGAAAAGTCTGGGGCAGAGCTTCGG
It includes:
- the SWI5 gene encoding DNA repair protein SWI5 homolog isoform X6; translation: MRKLKGKEAWLNHSLPGGTGEGLIKTACAAALLVHLVDERRGRAGPDLAACLRSYSSVEFRCASENCEYWADLRGRFSAPALDPPALQSSPSQGPRTPGLRRTQAGLSKSCRGAFRSPRPSPKSGQADGASEDSLHLDVQKLKEKKDMLDKEISQLISEGYSVDELEDHISQLHEYNDIKDVGQMLLGRLDRRQLDYPASVRRRRSWESRCLGLCHTALLCQH
- the SWI5 gene encoding DNA repair protein SWI5 homolog isoform X4, whose protein sequence is MRKLKGKEAWLNHSLPGGTGEGLIKTACAAALLVHLVDERRGRAGPDLAACLRSYSSVEFRCASENCEYWADLRGRFSAPALDPPALQSSPSQGPRTPGLRRTQAGLSKSCRGAFRSPRPSPKSGQADGASEDSLHLDVQKLKEKKDMLDKEISQLISEGYSVDELEDHISQLHEYNDIKDVGQMLLGRLEPSLRPVLPGHRTWSRRSVLFHSFTVIRGVTTKELYPEFDLDMND
- the SWI5 gene encoding DNA repair protein SWI5 homolog isoform X2, which produces MRKLKGKEAWLNHSLPGGTGEGLIKTACAAALLVHLVDERRGRAGPDLAACLRSYSSVEFRCASENCEYWADLRGRFSAPALDPPALQSSPSQGPRTPGLRRTQAGLSKSCRGAFRSPRPSPKSGQADGASEDSLHLDVQKLKEKKDMLDKEISQLISEGYSVDELEDHISQLHEYNDIKDVGQMLLGRLDRRQLDYPASVRRRRSWESRCLGLCHTALLCQQIPEDLSGNDTHSSQHWEHILCARPQA
- the SWI5 gene encoding DNA repair protein SWI5 homolog isoform X5, whose product is MRKLKGKEAWLNHSLPGGTGEGLIKTACAAALLVHLVDERRGRAGPDLAACLRSYSSVEFRCASENCEYWADLRGRFSAPALDPPALQSSPSQGPRTPGLRRTQAGLSKSCRGAFRSPRPSPKSGQADGASEDSLHLDVQKLKEKKDMLDKEISQLISEGYSVDELEDHISQLHEYNDIKDVGQMLLGRLDRRQLDYPASVRRRRSWESRCLGLCHTALLCQHLQDLSSLTRD
- the SWI5 gene encoding DNA repair protein SWI5 homolog isoform X7; the encoded protein is MRKLKGKEAWLNHSLPGGTGEGLIKTACAAALLVHLVDERRGRAGPDLAACLRSYSSVEFRCASENCEYWADLRGRFSAPALDPPALQSSPSQGPRTPGLRRTQAGLSKSCRGAFRSPRPSPKSGQADGASEDSLHLDVQKLKEKKDMLDKEISQLISEGYSVDELEDHISQLHEYNDIKDVGQMLLGRLAVIRGVTTKELYPEFDLDMND